One Nitrospirota bacterium genomic region harbors:
- a CDS encoding TonB family protein, with translation MTVESVFHLTAPEQDPAIKRMLALSVLLHLGVLLLIGSTRLMPKGDQPLSAYQVSLVTLSVPASRPTPPPPVQSKPEPAPSKSVEAPVASKPVQTAKLAARPSAIKPAPVPPPSVAKRSGSQIRDLLRGIELPPDVPQLGDLPRETAPTARVNPSRNDPVPQKFRKDLERLNVPEAVAPTVSQEVAPKQPASSLAKQFESFRAEQAARAKTARPMQDHEPAKPAPTAAERPPAQPVPAVNMRVPGASAGFDPYWAKVQRKISSQWVAPPVDLSGRFLQAVISFRIDRSGVVSRVIVERTSGNGYYDDAARRAVLSVDRLPPFPPELSGQSQDVHFIFTVGQEAG, from the coding sequence ATGACGGTCGAATCAGTGTTCCATCTGACAGCTCCGGAGCAGGATCCGGCGATCAAACGGATGCTGGCGCTCTCTGTCCTCCTGCACCTGGGCGTGCTCCTGCTGATCGGGAGCACCCGTTTGATGCCGAAAGGCGACCAACCCCTGTCCGCCTATCAGGTTTCGTTGGTGACGTTGTCCGTGCCGGCGTCGCGGCCGACTCCCCCGCCGCCGGTTCAATCCAAGCCGGAGCCTGCGCCGTCCAAGTCGGTTGAGGCGCCCGTTGCGTCCAAGCCGGTTCAAACGGCCAAGCTCGCAGCCAGGCCGAGTGCGATCAAGCCTGCGCCGGTGCCGCCGCCTTCCGTGGCCAAGCGATCCGGCAGCCAGATCCGGGACCTGCTCCGCGGCATCGAGCTGCCTCCCGACGTGCCCCAACTGGGGGACCTGCCCCGCGAGACGGCTCCGACCGCCCGCGTCAATCCGTCCCGCAACGATCCGGTGCCCCAGAAGTTTCGCAAGGACCTCGAACGGCTCAACGTGCCGGAAGCCGTGGCCCCGACGGTTTCGCAGGAGGTTGCGCCCAAGCAGCCGGCCAGCTCGCTGGCCAAGCAGTTCGAGAGTTTTCGAGCCGAGCAGGCGGCGAGGGCGAAGACCGCGCGCCCGATGCAGGACCACGAACCGGCCAAACCGGCTCCGACCGCGGCCGAGAGGCCGCCGGCCCAGCCCGTCCCGGCCGTCAACATGCGTGTCCCCGGCGCGTCCGCCGGCTTCGATCCCTACTGGGCGAAGGTCCAGCGGAAGATCAGCAGCCAGTGGGTGGCGCCGCCGGTGGACCTGTCCGGACGGTTCCTACAGGCCGTGATCAGCTTCCGGATAGACCGATCGGGCGTCGTGAGCAGGGTGATCGTCGAAAGGACCTCGGGCAACGGGTACTACGATGACGCGGCGCGGCGCGCCGTGTTGAGCGTCGACCGGCTCCCGCCGTTCCCGCCCGAGTTGTCCGGGCAGTCCCAGGACGTCCACTTCATCTTCACGGTCGGGCAGGAGGCGGGGTGA
- a CDS encoding biopolymer transporter ExbD: protein MIFETRHRRFLAEINVIPLVDVVLVLLVIFMVTAPMLYRGMDVKLPTSASNTIKPEERMVLTVERDQKIYLDKDAVPLGQLQGRLRAAKLRNEDVSVYLRADRDVPYGTVVQVMDEVKRAGIEKLGMVTEPAREPIAGLGAMGAERVADRPIGRPAGK, encoded by the coding sequence ATGATCTTCGAGACGCGCCATCGCCGGTTCCTGGCGGAGATCAACGTCATCCCGCTGGTGGACGTGGTCCTCGTGCTGCTGGTGATCTTCATGGTCACGGCGCCCATGCTGTATCGGGGGATGGACGTCAAGCTGCCGACTTCGGCGAGCAACACGATCAAGCCGGAGGAGCGGATGGTTCTCACGGTCGAACGGGATCAGAAAATCTACCTCGACAAGGATGCGGTGCCGCTCGGCCAGTTGCAGGGGCGATTGCGTGCGGCCAAGCTTCGGAACGAGGACGTGTCCGTCTACCTTCGAGCCGACCGGGACGTGCCCTACGGGACCGTGGTGCAAGTCATGGACGAGGTGAAACGGGCCGGAATCGAGAAGCTCGGCATGGTGACGGAGCCAGCCCGGGAACCCATTGCCGGGCTTGGTGCAATGGGTGCCGAGCGGGTGGCCGACCGTCCGATCGGCCGGCCGGCCGGCAAGTGA
- a CDS encoding MotA/TolQ/ExbB proton channel family protein translates to MFQAGPIALIGSLGSVSKIVLLVLFLFSVVSWAIILYKWRTFRSGEQEDQRFLNAYARAQDKDELRRHARRLPASPLASVFLGVMERLEPEGDGLARTFMSQSASEALEEAGGVDRQYLDRVVAHLLQDQISKQEAYLPFLATTGNITPFIGLLGTVLGIVDAFGEIGKQGTASIAAVAPGVAEALVATAAGLFTAIPAVVAYNYYLTRIRKAVFRAEAFTIEFVNSLRTRGKAVGVRG, encoded by the coding sequence ATGTTTCAAGCCGGTCCCATTGCCCTCATCGGCTCCCTCGGGTCGGTTTCGAAAATCGTTCTCCTCGTTCTCTTCCTTTTTTCGGTCGTTTCCTGGGCCATCATCCTGTACAAATGGCGGACCTTCCGCAGCGGCGAGCAGGAAGATCAGCGATTCCTGAACGCCTACGCCCGGGCGCAGGATAAGGACGAATTACGGCGCCACGCGCGCCGCCTGCCGGCCAGTCCCCTCGCGTCCGTGTTCCTCGGCGTCATGGAACGGCTTGAGCCGGAGGGGGACGGCCTTGCCCGCACATTCATGAGTCAGAGCGCGTCCGAGGCGCTTGAAGAAGCCGGAGGCGTGGATCGTCAGTACCTGGACCGGGTGGTGGCGCACCTCTTGCAGGATCAGATCTCGAAGCAGGAGGCGTACCTGCCGTTCCTGGCTACGACCGGCAACATCACGCCCTTCATCGGGCTGCTGGGAACGGTGCTGGGGATCGTCGACGCCTTCGGGGAGATCGGCAAGCAGGGGACCGCGAGCATCGCGGCTGTGGCACCGGGCGTAGCGGAAGCGCTGGTGGCCACGGCGGCCGGACTCTTCACGGCGATTCCCGCGGTGGTCGCGTACAACTATTATCTCACGAGGATTCGCAAAGCCGTCTTTCGGGCCGAGGCTTTCACCATCGAGTTCGTGAACTCGCTCAGGACCCGCGGGAAGGCGGTGGGAGTGCGCGGATGA